The genome window CCGCTGCCTCAATGATTGCCGCTGTGCTGGGCCCTGGCTTTTCCTTAGTGAGAATTTGTTCCAGTTTGGGGATATCAAAGCTCAGCTTATGTCCAGCCAACAGATTATTAATGCCTTCACAAGCCATCTCCAGAGCAGTCAACGCAGCATTCGGCCACTGGCACTGAATAACAATCTTATAAATGCCTTGCTGTTCTGTTGACCTGGTCTTGCCGTAGCGGGGGCGAACACCGACCTGGGTCAACAGCTCAATGGCCATGTGCTCTGCCAAATGGCCAAAATATGTGCCCTTCTCAAGCTTGATCAAAAACCCGCCCCGTTTACCGAGTCCGCATACATGCTCCCTCAAGCCGGGAAGGACTGCCAGCACCTGTTCTGAGAGACCTGGGAACTCACTGGTTTCGCGATCAGTTAGCTCTCCCAAATCCACTGTCGCCTCCAGTGCGGGACGAAAACAATGGATGTTAACACCTGCATAAAACCGGTGCTCAATTATTCTCATCATTTATCATCTCCGGGAAACAGGGCTCGCCGTCCCTGCAGATCATAACCGTAGTCGGCGGGCAGTATATGGACTGTGATACCCGTGAAAGCCAAGGGCTGCTCCGGTTCCGCCTCGGAGACATTAGTATGAATGCAGCGACTGCCATCGACAACTGTCACCGTCTGCGAACCTATGACATCCATCCGACCCTGCCTGTTAATCAGTACAGC of Bacillota bacterium contains these proteins:
- a CDS encoding cyanophycin synthetase; this translates as MMRIIEHRFYAGVNIHCFRPALEATVDLGELTDRETSEFPGLSEQVLAVLPGLREHVCGLGKRGGFLIKLEKGTYFGHLAEHMAIELLTQVGVRPRYGKTRSTEQQGIYKIVIQCQWPNAALTALEMACEGINNLLAGHKLSFDIPKLEQILTKEKPGPSTAAIIEAAESRGIPVKVLGHGSLLRLGTGCYNRYIEATITGLTSCIGVDIACDKTITNKLINEAMIP